A stretch of Candidatus Poribacteria bacterium DNA encodes these proteins:
- the def gene encoding peptide deformylase yields the protein MAVLEIQTNDALVLRQKAAPVQEINLDLHPFIENMFETMYEAQGIGLAAPQVGVSKRIVVIDIEEHHPEYPRIALINPVITMTVGEELGEEGCLSLPGVRGMVRRAAIVKVEGLLPNGDKIEFDASNLMARVLQHEIDHLNGILFTDLLRPEDQELLEPRPESSEKSGD from the coding sequence ATGGCTGTTTTAGAGATTCAAACCAACGATGCGCTTGTCTTACGGCAAAAGGCTGCTCCTGTCCAAGAGATCAACCTAGATCTACACCCGTTTATCGAAAATATGTTTGAGACGATGTACGAGGCACAAGGGATTGGTCTGGCAGCACCACAGGTCGGCGTGTCCAAACGAATTGTCGTCATTGACATAGAAGAGCACCACCCGGAGTACCCGCGGATTGCGTTGATTAACCCCGTCATTACAATGACCGTCGGTGAAGAATTGGGCGAAGAAGGTTGCCTCAGTTTGCCGGGAGTGCGAGGAATGGTTCGGCGGGCAGCGATTGTAAAGGTGGAAGGACTGCTGCCAAATGGGGACAAAATTGAGTTTGACGCTAGCAATCTGATGGCAAGGGTTTTGCAACATGAAATTGACCACCTGAACGGGATTTTGTTTACTGATCTGCTGCGTCCCGAAGATCAAGAACTGCTTGAACCTCGACCGGAATCATCCGAAAAAAGCGGTGATTAA